The DNA window GATGGAAGCGAGTTCTGGGACTTAAGGACAAAGGAAGGGAGGGATGTTGCCTATGGACTTTATATCTATCATATCGAAGCGCCGGGAATTGGTGAAACTATTGGAAAGTTTGCGCTGATTAAATGACCTTTATAGAACAAATTCTTCATAAAACAATACCATATCGGTTCCCTGAAAAAAGTTGTAATCTTTCCGGGGTCAAATGGTTAATACTCTATTTTTCAATACTAACTCTATCAAATCCTGCCTTTAGTCAGTTCGCAATTAATGTTTCAAAGGTAGGGACAACCTCTGCGCCGTTTCTGGAAATTGGCGTCGGGTCCAGAGCCATAGGGATGGGAAGTGCGTTTGTTGCCGTTGCCGATGATGCCACGGCATTATACTGGAATGTTGCAGGATTATCGCGCTTGACACGGAATGAAATGATTTTAATTCACTCCGAATGGATAGCGGACATCAGTTATGATTTCGTGGGAGGCGCTTTTCCTTTGAGTGGTTTTGGAACCATAGGCATCAGCATTACATCTCTGAGCACTGATGAAATGAAAGTAAGGACGGTTGATAAACCTGAAGGGACAGGAGAAAAATTTAGTGTGGGGGATCTGGCGATGGGTGTTGCCTATGCCAAGAATCTTACCGACAGATTCTCAATTGGCCTGAACGTGAAATATATTCGACAGAAAATCTGGCACATGAGTGCTACAGGATTTGCTGCTGACATTGGAACTTTGTTCACTACTCAATTTGCTGGCATGAAAATCGGAATGAGCATATCCAATTTCGGCGGCAAGATGCGGATGCTTGGAAAGGATACATTTGTTAATTATGATTTGGCTCCGACTCAGGAAGGGAGTAATGACCGAATACCTGCCAACTTAAGAACAGACGAATTCCCACTACCCCTCCTTTTCCGTGTTGGATTGGCAATGGATGTTCTTAAATCCAGATCCAATCATTTGACAATTGCGATAGATGCTGCTCACCCCAATGATAATACAGAGTACGTGAACCTGGGGTTGGAATATGCCTTGAATAATTGGTTGTTCTTGAGAGCTGGTTATAAAAATCTTTTTATGCTCGATAACGAAGAAGGCTTAGCTCTGGGAGCAGGATTAAAATACAAAATTAACAGAGCCGTATCGATGAAATTTGACTACGGCTATCAGGACTTTGGAAGGTTGATCAATGCCCAGAGATTATCATTAGCCTTAGAATTCTAAGGGTTACACGGATTCTTCACACTTTCTTCGATTATCTTTTGCTTTTGTTCACCGTTTTTCTATAAACTACGTTTGATGGTACAACCTGCAAAATCGCAGGTACTGGTCAGGGGACTTCTGCAGGGAGATCCTTCGGCACTCATTCATTTCCTTCAATAAATATAAAGCAAGCAGCTCAATTGAGCGAGATTCCAGCCAGACGATCATGGACCTATCCAAATGTTCAGCCATTTCAAGAGCTTAAGAAAAAAGGTGAGCGATTCCGTCTTATGAAAGGCTATTTCATAAAGATGCGAGAATTATCAATAGAGGATTTGTCTGGCGAAGAAGAGGAAAAGCGGACCTGGGATGAATATTGATCTGTTGATGGTGCTTCTCTATTTCGTAGGGATCTTTATTTTCGGAGTGTATAAGAGTGCCAGGCAGAAAAAAGATGCTGAGGCCTACTTCCTCAGCGGCAGAAAGCTGCGCTGGCCCTCCATTGCCATGTCCACAATCGCAACCAATATTCAAGCCGGCCACTTTATCGGCATGGGGGGGGCTGCCTACGCCTACGGTTTGGCACAGGCAAATTTTGAAATTGGCGCCGTCTTCGGTATCCTTTTGGCCGCCTTCTTTTTCGTTCCCCTTTATTTGCGGTTAAAAGTATTCACCCTCGCACAATTCTTTCAGGATAGATTCGGTAGCTTCCTCGCTCTCAGCTATGCAATATTTTCCATTGTTCTGTTTGGAATAATATATCTGGGAGGTGCTCTCTACTGGGGAAGCTTCGCCATCAACGGAATTTTTGGAGAACAATTGAATATACTCCATCCAGATCCCGTAATGAGGCTCTACATCCTTGTGGTTCTTATGGGGCTGTTTTCAGCAGGGTACGTCTATTTCGGTGGACTTGCGGCAGTGGTTCGCACCGACGTGATTCAAATGATTACTTTGCTGGGGGGTTCCTCCATCGTCTTAGTGTTGGCCATAAAAACGCTTGGTGGCCTACCCGAACTGTATAACGTAGACTTATACAGCGGTATTCAGACAGGCAAGGATCACTTGATGCATCTGTTTTTGCCCCTGGATCACGAGAAAATTCCGTGGACGGCGGTGTTTTTTGGGATGCTGTTAATGCATATCCAATACTGGGGAGCAAACCAGGTAATTCTGCAAAGGGCCCTTGCCGCACGCTCTCTCAAGGATGCTCAACTGGGACTGGTCGTTGGTGGTTTCTTGAAGTACTTTGTGGCAGCTCTGATTATTATTCCACCGATTGCCTTGGTCGGTTTTCATGAATCGCTGGAGGATCCCGATCGGGCATACATTGTGTTGGTAAACACATTGCTGGCACCGGGTATCCGTGGTTTTGTTCTCATGGGACTCTTCGCTTCATTGATGAGTACCGTTGATTCCATTATCAATTCGGTAGGCACCATGATTTCCATTGATGTGTATAAACGACTGATTAACAAAAAGGCAACGGACAAACAATTGATCCGAATAGGGAAGAACTCCACCTGGCTGTCTACCATTGCGGGGATTTTGTTCGCATTTGCGCTCATTCATATCAAGCATGGTGGGCTTGATTTTCCCCTCTCTCATCTAACAAACGAGATATCCTACCATATCAAAGCCGGCTTCACAATTTTGATTCTGGCGGCGGTGTTCTGCAGCCACACGCCCAAGAAAATTGTTACAACTGTTTTTATAGCCAGTGCAGGCGTATCGCTTGCTTTCAGATATCTCATATTCCCCGATATGAATTACTTGAACCGAACAGGGTGGGTTATCGTATTGTGTTATGGAATTCTTGCGGCAGTGTCTCATTTCTCACCCGGACAAAAGATAAGGTGGAAGGAACTGATCACTGTTGACTCAAGGATGGTAGGATACTTCGGCATAGTTCTTGCTCTTAGTTTGATTGGACTAAACATAGTTTTTCGCTAGATGGAGAAACGGAACCATGAAGATAAAATTCACTGGAACAGGAGATGGGCGTGGGATACCTGTCATTGGTTGTCAGTGCCGGCTCTGCACGATAGCGAGGAAAGAGGACGGGAGAAATCGCCGCCGGAGAGTATCGGTTATCATATCGGATGAATCGGATAAAATTCTGTTTGATACACCCCCTACCATTGGAGAAGTGTTAAACGAAGAGAAGGTATTCCAACTATCGGCCGTGTTTCTTTCTCACAAACATTATGATCATGTCGGAGGAATCACTGAATTTGAATACTGGCCAGAAAGAATTCCTGTTTATGGAAATATATCGGTCCTTGGGAATTTTGAAATAACAGACAAATTGTATGAAAACTGTGAATTTAATATCCTGCATGAGAAGAAATCCGTCAGAGTCAAAAGTATTAGAATTACCCCTTTCTCCGTTTCCCATAAGGTCCCCACCTTTGGATTGATGTTTAAAGAAGATGAAAAACGGATTGTTCATTTCAATGATAAGGGAGATACACTAAACGACTACGAAAAAAAGCTTGTGAAAGAGTCGGATGTTGTCGTGTTTCATACCGTAGCTTTTGATGGCGGTACGGACCACCTTGATGTCGTAAGAGTGATGAATATTGCAGAAACGCATCCTTCCACCCGCATTGTTATCACTCATATCGGCCATAATAATTTGGCCCATGAAGAACTGGTGGAAAAACTTGCCGCATGTGAGAATATGATTGTCGCCTATGATGGGCTGGAAATTGAAGTTTAGCGTACAAAAGAATAACCGCTTATTCAATTGTCTCGCCATAGAGTCCCTTCCCTGAGAACTCCGGAGTCGTTATAATGACTCAACCGGTAAATTTTGATATAATTATACTGGGGCATTTTGCGAAAGATAAATTGGTTATCGATGGTGTGAAAAAAAATGCTCTGGGTGGAGCCGTTTATTACGGTTCTATGGCTTTATCGAAAATGAATATTTCCACCGGAATTATCACCCTCCTTTCCAGAGAAGACTTTTGCTATCTTGACATTCTTGAAAAGAACGGTGTAAAAGTTTTTGCCCATGAAGCCGATATGACGAGTGGCATTGAAAACATATACCGTTCAGAGAACCTTGATAAGAGGATTTGCAAGCCTCTAGGATTTGCAGGAGAATTCAGGAAGAAACATATACCTGATGTGACAACGAAGGTTTTTCATATCGGACCGATTATGGCGGGCGAAGTTTCCCTCGACCTGATTGACTGGTTAACCTCAAAGTTCGATAAGGTCTCTCTCGACCTTCAGGGAGTCCTACGGGTTAGAGAGGGCAATCAGCTTACCTTTAGCGATTGGTCCGAAAAGGAACGAGGGTTGAAGCGAATC is part of the Candidatus Neomarinimicrobiota bacterium genome and encodes:
- a CDS encoding sodium/solute symporter (Members of the Solute:Sodium Symporter (SSS), TC 2.A.21 as described in tcdb.org, catalyze solute:Na+ symport. Known solutes for members of the family include sugars, amino acids, nucleosides, inositols, vitamins, urea or anions, depending on the system.); the encoded protein is MNIDLLMVLLYFVGIFIFGVYKSARQKKDAEAYFLSGRKLRWPSIAMSTIATNIQAGHFIGMGGAAYAYGLAQANFEIGAVFGILLAAFFFVPLYLRLKVFTLAQFFQDRFGSFLALSYAIFSIVLFGIIYLGGALYWGSFAINGIFGEQLNILHPDPVMRLYILVVLMGLFSAGYVYFGGLAAVVRTDVIQMITLLGGSSIVLVLAIKTLGGLPELYNVDLYSGIQTGKDHLMHLFLPLDHEKIPWTAVFFGMLLMHIQYWGANQVILQRALAARSLKDAQLGLVVGGFLKYFVAALIIIPPIALVGFHESLEDPDRAYIVLVNTLLAPGIRGFVLMGLFASLMSTVDSIINSVGTMISIDVYKRLINKKATDKQLIRIGKNSTWLSTIAGILFAFALIHIKHGGLDFPLSHLTNEISYHIKAGFTILILAAVFCSHTPKKIVTTVFIASAGVSLAFRYLIFPDMNYLNRTGWVIVLCYGILAAVSHFSPGQKIRWKELITVDSRMVGYFGIVLALSLIGLNIVFR
- a CDS encoding PfkB family carbohydrate kinase — encoded protein: MTQPVNFDIIILGHFAKDKLVIDGVKKNALGGAVYYGSMALSKMNISTGIITLLSREDFCYLDILEKNGVKVFAHEADMTSGIENIYRSENLDKRICKPLGFAGEFRKKHIPDVTTKVFHIGPIMAGEVSLDLIDWLTSKFDKVSLDLQGVLRVREGNQLTFSDWSEKERGLKRIHTIKADSVESKVITGEKDIAKAAKIIAGWGPREVAITHKDGLLVYGEGEIFEAPFTPRVLKGRTGRGDTCISAYLARRLKASPEESCRFAAAVTSLKLEKEGPFDRTVEDIVEKLTGQGNCENIIPQLQEKRD
- a CDS encoding PorV/PorQ family protein, with the translated sequence MTFIEQILHKTIPYRFPEKSCNLSGVKWLILYFSILTLSNPAFSQFAINVSKVGTTSAPFLEIGVGSRAIGMGSAFVAVADDATALYWNVAGLSRLTRNEMILIHSEWIADISYDFVGGAFPLSGFGTIGISITSLSTDEMKVRTVDKPEGTGEKFSVGDLAMGVAYAKNLTDRFSIGLNVKYIRQKIWHMSATGFAADIGTLFTTQFAGMKIGMSISNFGGKMRMLGKDTFVNYDLAPTQEGSNDRIPANLRTDEFPLPLLFRVGLAMDVLKSRSNHLTIAIDAAHPNDNTEYVNLGLEYALNNWLFLRAGYKNLFMLDNEEGLALGAGLKYKINRAVSMKFDYGYQDFGRLINAQRLSLALEF
- a CDS encoding MBL fold metallo-hydrolase, with protein sequence MKIKFTGTGDGRGIPVIGCQCRLCTIARKEDGRNRRRRVSVIISDESDKILFDTPPTIGEVLNEEKVFQLSAVFLSHKHYDHVGGITEFEYWPERIPVYGNISVLGNFEITDKLYENCEFNILHEKKSVRVKSIRITPFSVSHKVPTFGLMFKEDEKRIVHFNDKGDTLNDYEKKLVKESDVVVFHTVAFDGGTDHLDVVRVMNIAETHPSTRIVITHIGHNNLAHEELVEKLAACENMIVAYDGLEIEV